In Nostoc sphaeroides, one genomic interval encodes:
- a CDS encoding plasmid mobilization protein codes for MQPDPRTNLSNQLADTLTNRSVAPDEKREVTITFRASYAEKARLEQRCSGVVQSDYIRARLFDYPLPHPKLVIPEVNRQAIYELKKIGTNLNQQTKAINEAVKIGSQPLSNEVKSYLKTLEELTALLEQTRQSLTQASVEG; via the coding sequence ATGCAGCCAGACCCCCGTACCAATCTCAGTAATCAACTAGCTGACACATTAACCAATCGGTCAGTAGCACCAGATGAAAAGCGAGAAGTAACCATCACCTTTAGGGCTAGCTATGCCGAGAAAGCTAGACTAGAACAACGGTGCAGTGGAGTGGTGCAAAGCGACTATATTAGAGCGAGATTATTTGATTACCCTCTACCACATCCTAAGTTAGTCATTCCCGAAGTTAACCGACAGGCTATCTATGAGCTAAAGAAGATTGGTACCAACCTGAATCAGCAGACTAAGGCTATTAATGAAGCTGTGAAAATTGGTAGCCAACCCCTGAGTAATGAAGTGAAATCATATCTAAAAACTCTTGAAGAACTGACAGCCCTTTTAGAACAGACTCGCCAATCACTCACTCAAGCATCGGTAGAGGGGTAG